A window of the Penaeus monodon isolate SGIC_2016 chromosome 38, NSTDA_Pmon_1, whole genome shotgun sequence genome harbors these coding sequences:
- the LOC119596540 gene encoding alkylglycerol monooxygenase-like, translating to MTTFGDKVRALAYGPGWTPGKPRLGDPADLPDVRGREKLQLSLPSWFSAYMLVNSALIFFSYFEMMGRLKNLGTWPPLVNLAYIFFSYTALGGLYEGRLYGAILELVRLLTFFALSYVNPLFGGAASLKMVSWVNLLSVFLWPAVAVFTCRRAEKAMTPEGPGEDVKAKDH from the exons ATGACCACTTTCGGTGACAAGGTGCGGGCACTCGCCTACGGCCCCGGCTGGACCCCCGGAAAACCGCGCCTCGGGGATCCCGCCGACCTGCCTGAC GTGCGAGGACGCGAGAAGCTCCAGCTGTCCCTCCCGTCGTGGTTCTCGGCGTACATGCTGGTCAACAGCgccctcatcttcttctcctacttcgaGATGATGGGCAGGCTGAAG AACCTGGGAACCTGGCCTCCTCTGGTGAACCTGGCCTACATATTCTTTTCGTACACCGCCCTCGGGGGCTTATATGAAGGGCGTCTCTACGGCGCGATTCTGGAGCTCGTGCGCCTCCTGACTTTCTTCGCGCTGTCCTACGTGAACCCGTTGTTCGGCGGAGCCGCCTCCCTGAAGATGGTATCGTGGGTCAACCTCCTCAGTGTGTTCTTATGGCCTGCCGTGGCGGTCTTTACCTGCAGACGAGCCGAGAAGGCCATGACTCCGGAAGGCCCAGGCGAGGACGTCAAGGCCAAAGATCACTGA